From the Candidatus Zixiibacteriota bacterium genome, the window CATAACCCACACGGCAGGGTACGATTTTAACACCATTACCCCCGCCCGAGAAGGTGCCATCTCCCCAGCCACCGGCCACACCGGCAACCGAGTAACCATTGTTGGTTATAGCACCGATCGTGCCGGCCACATGGGTACCGTGCCCGTCGCCGTCCCATGGATCGTTGTCTGCACCACCGCAGTCCAGATCGATACAGTTGTATGAATACCAGTCGGTTCGTTCGACGAAATCCCAGCCGATGATATCATCGACATAACCGTTGCCGTCATCATCGACACCATTGCCGGGGGTTTCGCCGGGGTTGGTCCAGATATTGCCATTGGTTGAATTGTCGTTTGGTCCCGGCGGATTGGAGCCCCCCAGGTCGCCGTGGTCGTATTTAACACCGAGGTCCAGCACACCTACGATTACATTATTATTGCCGGCTTCGGAATCCCAGGCCAGGTCGGCCTCGACTCCGTAGGTATCCCAGTAATGCCACTGATCATAGGCATAACCACCGGGAGGATCGCTGTAATATGGATCATTCGGTGTGGCAGTTACCGCATGCACCCCGATAGGTTCGACGTGATCGACTTCCTCAAGTTCAGCATAAGCGGCCATTGCCTCTTCGAGTTCACCTGAGCTTATGGTGACTTTGTAATGACGTGCCAGCCTCTGTGCTTCGGTGGAAAGCGATACTTTGCCACGATCAGACCCCGGAAACTGGGGGCGCAGATTGGTAACATCAAACCTGTCCGCCAGTTGTGCGAAACCGTTGAGATGGGCAAGTGACACGGATGTTTTCAAGTCCTGGGAGTGATCGACTGCTACATCGTCTTTGAGTACGACGATAAATCGATCAGGCACATAACCCAGAAATCCCGGAGAATCGATATATTTCTGCTTATCGAGTTCCAGGAACTTTTCGGCTGAGGCCACGCAGGTCAAAAGCAAAACCGCGAGGCACAGGATGGTAAAGATTCTTCCCATTTCTCCTCCAAAAAAAGGTTGGACATAAGTGGATATTGTATTTCCTTAAAAGGGCACTACTCCCCCCGACCGACAGCAATCGCCGGCTCAATGATAGAAACAGCGCTCAGAACTTTTTAAGGATTAACACAATACTTCAAATATAAACCATCTCCTGCGACCGGGCAAGTATTAAACTCACTAGAAAACGCCGTTTGCCCCCCTAATTCCGCTTATTCATTGACTATTGTCGAACCGGTTGTAATTCCCGGTTTAGCTTGACTGCAACACGAAAATTTCGTATACTAAATATAAGGGTTAGTGGTATCAGGATGATGCCATTTAAATTCTGAGGTTTCCGTCAATCCGCAGGAAATCTCTCGAACATGTCGCTCAAACCACTTCGAGTTTAAACTTCATTAACAGAGTTTGAGCAGATTGAAAGGAGGCTTTATGGCACACTTCGAGCGTCATAATTCCACCGGAAAAACCAGGCCAAGAATCTTCACCAGGCTCGATCATGTCGACCAGCTTTCTGATATAGAAAAAGCCCGCCTGTCAGAAGTCACAAAATGGTTTGCCTTCCGTGTCAATGATTATTACCTGAAACTGATAAACTGGAACGATCCGCAGGACCCGATCCGTCGTCTGATCATCCCTCATCTGAGCGAACTCAATGAATGGGGTGAGATGGATGCCTGCAACGAAAACTCGATTACGGTCAAGCAGGGTGTTCAGCACAAATACGGATCGACTGTTTTATTGCTGGTAACCGAGATGTGCGCGTCGTTTTGCCGCTACTGTTTCCGCAAGCGGATCTTTATTGAGGGCGAAAGAACTGCCTGCCACGACCTGACTGAAGGTATGAGGTATATTCGTGAGCATCCCGAAGTCGACAATGTGCTTCTGACCGGCGGTGATCCGCTGATACTGTCGACTAAAAAAATCGACAGCATTTTGAGTGAATTGAGGCAGATCGAGCATGTGCGCGTCATCAGGATCGGTTCGAAACTTCCCGCTTTTAATCCGTACAGATTCCTAAACGATCCGGAGCTTTTGGAAGTCTTCGAAAAGCACTCCCTGCCTGACAGCAGAGTCTACCTGGTTTGTCACTTCGATCATCCGCGTGAATTGACACCCGAGAGCCGCGAGGTGCTTCGCCAGGTGCAGAAAACCGGCGTGATCTGTGTCAACCAGAGCCCGATCATAAAGGGTGTCTCCGATGATGTCGATGTTTTACGAGAGCTTTTTAACGAGTTGTCGTATATCGGCGTGCCCCAGTACTACGTTTTCCAGAATCGTCCCACTTCCGGCAATGAACCCTATGCTGTACCGATTGTCGAGGCCTACTACAAAATTGAGGAAGCCAAGCGGGCCTGTTCCGGCCTGGCAAAACGGCTGAAGTATGTGATGTCCCATGAGTCCGGGAAGGTCGAGATCGTGGGAGTAGATCACCAGCATATTTACCTGCGCTATCATCGCGCCAAATTCGATGAAGATGAGCAGAGATTTCTGGTATGTTATCGCAACGACGATGCCTACTGGCTGGACCAGCTCGAACCCCTGCCCGGTTACAGAAACGATTTCTACGAGGGCGACGTAGTCCACTTCGCAAGTTAGGCAACCCTGCCACGCAAAAATTTACCGGCATGATGTAGTTATCATGCCGGTTTTGCTATACAGCAGGAGGATCAGCTAATGATGATAGATCATCAGAGACTGCCGAAATTAACCTCAAATCCGCCATAGATCAGCCGACCGTAGACAGGGGCATACATAAAGGCGGCATCATCGACATGCTTTTCTTTTTGGATATAGTCACCCAGATTCTTGACACCGAGATAGGCTTTGTACCGATCGAAGAGCATCTTGCTGACTTTGGCATTTAGTAACACAAATGATTCGGTTTGCTTAATCTTGATATCATTCTCATCAGCAGGTTCCAGCAGATCGATATACATCCTGCCCTTGTAAGAGGCATCCATTGCCAGGTTCCATCCCAGCCTGTTGTATTCAATCTTGAAGGTTCCTGAAGTAGCCGGGTAGCGTGAGAACCTCTTGCTGTCAGATTCCCATTTTGTTCCAATCCAGTCTTCTCTCGGATTGTCGTATTCGCTTTTGTTGAATTCAAATCCGGCGCTCAGCACCAGATGTTCGACAGGTGCGACGTTCGCCCCGATTTCAATCCCCATTGTAAAACCATCATCAATATTCTTCC encodes:
- a CDS encoding KamA family radical SAM protein — protein: MAHFERHNSTGKTRPRIFTRLDHVDQLSDIEKARLSEVTKWFAFRVNDYYLKLINWNDPQDPIRRLIIPHLSELNEWGEMDACNENSITVKQGVQHKYGSTVLLLVTEMCASFCRYCFRKRIFIEGERTACHDLTEGMRYIREHPEVDNVLLTGGDPLILSTKKIDSILSELRQIEHVRVIRIGSKLPAFNPYRFLNDPELLEVFEKHSLPDSRVYLVCHFDHPRELTPESREVLRQVQKTGVICVNQSPIIKGVSDDVDVLRELFNELSYIGVPQYYVFQNRPTSGNEPYAVPIVEAYYKIEEAKRACSGLAKRLKYVMSHESGKVEIVGVDHQHIYLRYHRAKFDEDEQRFLVCYRNDDAYWLDQLEPLPGYRNDFYEGDVVHFAS